The nucleotide window TCCCCCGGAGACAGACGAGCCTCCGCCGCGACGAGTGGACGAGGTCACCTGGGAGGACCGCCACGGGCGCATCTATCGGTACTCTCCTATCACCGCGGACATCACGTGCATAAAGGACCCGGTCTTGGAAAGGACCGCGTTCCGGCCAGAGATGTTCGCGGCTCCGCTTGCGGTCCCAACGCGCGACGAGCGCTCCTGGCGCATCTTGGATGGGGTAATCCAGCAGTTCAAAGACGAGAAGTTCATCTGCGGGCCCTCAGGAGGGGAGATAGGCATCGTCTTTCTCGGGGGATTGGAGCGCGGCTGCATGGAGCTGGCAGACAATGTGGAGGCAGTCAAAGCTGCAACGCAGCAACTGTTCGAGCAGCAGATGGCTGCCGATCGCGTGTTGGTGCACCCGGACAGCGACGCCGTGCTCTGGGCTGCTGACTTTGCACACAAAGGAGGGCCGTTCATCAGCCCGCACCTTTTCCGCGAGCTGTTCCTGGAACCGAACAGGCTCAGAGTTCGGCAGATCCACGAGGTGTTCGGAAAAAAGGTGATAAAGCACTGCTGTGGCAACGTCCATGCGCTCCTGGATGGATTCGTGGAAATCGGCTACGACGCGTACCAGTCGATACAGCCCACTGCTGGCATGGATATTTGTGACCTGAAAAAGAGCGTGGGCAAGGTGTTGACCCTCTGGGGCGGCGTGGCCGTGGAGCACTTGGTAAGTGGTACCCCCGAGGACGTGCGCAGAGACGTGCAGCGCGCCATGGCCTGCGCCAAAGAAGGCGGGCGATTTATCCTCGGCAGCAGCCATTCCATCGCCGTCGGCTCCCGTTACGACAACTTCCTGGCCATGCTGGACGAATACCACAAGCTCTGCGCCTATTGAGCTCATTGGAGGAGCGAATCTGTGGAAGAGAACGTGAACATCGTTGTCGTTGCGTTAGGTGGCTATGGACTGGTGTATCTCGAAGGGCTTCTGGACCGCAAGATTGATACAAATGTGACCATAGTCGGTGGCGTTGATCCAGAGCCCGAGCGGTGCACGCGCCTGGCCGAACTCCAGGCCATTGGCGTGCCCATCTTCCGCAGCCTGGAAGAATTCTACGCTTCCCACAAAGCCGACCTTGCCATCATTTCGTCCCCTATTCAGCTCCACTGCCCGCAGACGTGCCTGTGTCTGGCGCAGGGGAGCCACGTTCTCTGCGAGAAACCTCTGGGCGCCACCGTCCAAGAAGGGTGGGAGATGATGCGCGCGCGAGATGCTGCGCGGAGGTTCGTCTCCATTGGTTATCAGTGGTCGTTCACCAGGACCATCCAAGAACTGAAGGAAGACGTCCGCAAGGGAGAGTTTGGGGCACCCGTCCGTCTAAAGACCATCGCCCTGTGGCCTCGAGATGAGAGCTACTATCGGCGGAACGACTGGGCCGGAAAACAGCGGGACAGCCAGGGGCGTTGGGTCTTGGACAGCCCTGCGAACAACGCGCTGGCGCACTACCTGCACAACATGCTTTATCTGCTGGGCGAACGGAAGGACGCCAGTGCTACCCCGGCGCGTGTGGTTGCCGAGCTGTACCGCGCTAACGACATCGAGAACTTTGACACCTTTGCCACCCGGATTCGCACCGATAGGGGCGTGGAGATCCTTTTCTACGGATCGCACGCCGTGGAAGAGGAAGTGGGGCCGCTCATCTTGTACGAATTTGAGCACGCGACGGTCACCTACGCCGGTTGGCATTCAGAGTTTGTGGCCCGCTGGCACGACGGCAGGCAAAAAAGCTACGGCGCCCCGGACGCGCACTACCTGGACAAGATGTGGCAAGCCATCTCGTCGGTACGTACAGGCGAGAAGCCGGCGTGCGGGATCGAAGCCGCTATGGCACATACTGTCTGCATCAATGGCATGCACGA belongs to Calditrichota bacterium and includes:
- a CDS encoding Gfo/Idh/MocA family oxidoreductase yields the protein MEENVNIVVVALGGYGLVYLEGLLDRKIDTNVTIVGGVDPEPERCTRLAELQAIGVPIFRSLEEFYASHKADLAIISSPIQLHCPQTCLCLAQGSHVLCEKPLGATVQEGWEMMRARDAARRFVSIGYQWSFTRTIQELKEDVRKGEFGAPVRLKTIALWPRDESYYRRNDWAGKQRDSQGRWVLDSPANNALAHYLHNMLYLLGERKDASATPARVVAELYRANDIENFDTFATRIRTDRGVEILFYGSHAVEEEVGPLILYEFEHATVTYAGWHSEFVARWHDGRQKSYGAPDAHYLDKMWQAISSVRTGEKPACGIEAAMAHTVCINGMHESVPEVTPFPRGMVLVKGEPGKRLTYVPAVNQGLLQAYERNALPSEVGVPWAVCGKEIELIGYRSFPRAHQEAGASA